The sequence CAGCTACCTGAGCGACAATTCCTGGGTATTGTATCAGCCCAGTTTTGATCTCGACATTTATGATAAGCGACTTATCTTGGAACATCTCCAGTAATTCCTCTAAGGTTGGAATTGGGGCATAGGTCTTAAAGCCAACTCCAAAATTCAGGCTCTTTAACTCCTTGAGTGAGTAATCTTTAACCCAACCAATACCATCACTGGTTCGATCAACCCGTTCATCATGAATGATGACAACTTCTCGGTCCCGCGACAATTGCACATCGAATTCGAAGCCATCCACTCCCAGCTCAAGCCCTTTGACAAAGGAAATCAACGTATTTTCCGGGGTCGTGCCCGCAGCCCCTCGATGACCTAAAATCTTCATCTAACCCTCTCCTAACGGCCCACTATGGCATTATGATCATAACATATCCACGTTAGTTTATTGTTAATATATAGTAACATTTAATAAAATTGGAAATATTGTTTTAAGCCCTTAGACAATTCCCATCACAACTTTAGCAATATTGACTGTATGTTCATCCACTTGATACAAGAGATTTATTGAATCTAAGGTAGCATAGCGATACATTTCTTCGATTTTCAGGTTGCCTTCTTGGCTGTTTAGTTGTGGACATTGGGCCAGAAAATTAAACTGTAAGTCTCTCTGGATTCGAGAGGTTTCCGGATGCTCACGTATTACTTCCGCCGCGATTTGAGAATCCCATAGAGTGAGAGCCTGCATTACCTTAGCAAAGTTACAGCTTACACGTTGATATAGCTCATCAAGATGTTTCCAGTTTTCTGCAGGAACTTTCATGGTTTCTCGAGGCAATTTCTTAGCTAAAAGCGCCATGGCCATCACTGCATCTCCGATATACTCAAATTCCTTAGCTATAAACTGGATTTTCATACTCTCTTCAGCTTGCTCATCTGTAAGTCCTCTCTGAGAAAGGACAGCCAGAAAACGCATAGTATGTCGGTAATACCAATCCACTCCTTCTTCAACCTTAGAGATCTCTTCAACCAAATTATCACTATTGGCAAGGAGAATAGCAGGAATTTTTTGCATCATTCTTGTGCCAATGAAATCACCTAAAGCTCGCATTTCACCGTTAGCCTGTTTAAGGGCTACCGCAGGGACTTCTATCGACACTTCATCGATTACTTGAAACTTTAAAGGGCTATCTTTGTCCCCCCGATCCGGAACCATACGCTTCAGGCCTTTGGCTATAAGGCCATTGAGGGGGAAGAAAATTATTACCATCAGGACTGCAAATAATAGATGAGCATTGGCAACCTGTCGCTGCAAATTCCCCGTAGTCCATTGGATGAGCTGAGTAAATTGTGTCAAAAACGGATACATTAGCACTGCTGCCAATACCTTATAACCTGTGTTCGCTAAAGCTGTACGTTTAGCATCCATCTTTTTAGCCGTTAAACTTGTCAGCAAGGTTGTCACTGTTCCCCCTATATGAGCTCCAATCACCAAAGGGACAATCGCCTGCAGTTCTAATAGACCTTGCCCGGCAAGGGACATCATAATCGCAAAAACTGCAGTACTGCTCTGGATTATAGTGGTTAAGATCAGTCCTACAAGGATTGCCAAAAAGGGATAACTTCCCAATCGAGCAAGGAAGCCAAAGACTTCAGGAATATTTCGGAGGGGAGCTGAAGCGTTTGACATATTAGACATCCCTACAAAGATTAGGCCAAAACCTATCAGAGAATGTCCTAAATGCTTCCACTGCTTCTTACCTGAAAAATAAAGAACAAAGCCAATAAAGATGGCCCCCAGAGCTATATCGAGAATTTGAAAAGCTATGAGTTGAATAGAGACTGAGGTTCCTACAGCCGAGCCTAAAACCATTCCTAATGCCTGACCCAGACTCATCATTCCCGCATTGACGAACTCCACCACCAATACTGTGGTGGCTGCACTGCTTTGAAAAGCAACTGTTATAACCATACCCAGCAGAACAGCCATAAAGGGCTTCTTCGTCAGTGATTGCAGAATTTGCTTAAGTCGATGTGCAGCAAACTTTTGCAAGGCATCTGAGGTTGTCTGTACCCCATACATAAAAAGACCCAACCCGCCCAAGAAAACTAAAATTGTACCCATCCAACCTATAAGCTTTCAACTCCTTATGTCATCCCAAACTAAAAATTTCCTAATAAACTTACTTTAAATCAACTACTCCTGGAAGGATAATTTCATTTCTAAATACTATGAAAAAAAGCCACAAATAAACCTGCCTAAAACAGATTAATTTGCGGCTTTCTCTATAACTCCAGCCTTAAATATCAAGTTCAGAATTAACTGACATCAGCTGCTTTATATAATATACGCATTCTGATAAATTAGCAATTAACTTTTTTGGGGGCATTTCCCCCGTATTCCCGACCTCTTAATTTCAAAGCAAGTTTTTCTAATATCTCTTCCTCACCGAAGTTGCTCCAATACCTAGCTCATCTCGATACTTGGCAACTGTGCGTCGAGAAATTTCCATGTCTCTAGCCTTGAGCATTTCCGCTAGTTTCTGATCGGAATAGGGAGATTTAGGATTTTCCGAAGCGATGATGTCACGCAGAACGAGTTTAATCACATCCGTGGTTACCCCGGAGTCATTATTATTACCTCGACCCATACTGTTGGCAAAGAAGAATTTGAATTCGAAAACCCCCCGGGGAGTTTGGACATATTTGTGAGCAGTTGCTCTGCTGACTGTTGACTCATGCACTCCAATTTCTTCGGCAATATCTCTTAGCGTGAGGGGTCTTAGATGACGAATTCCATTACGAAGGAAATCACTTTGCCACTTAACAATGGCATCTGCGACTTTATAGAGAGTGAGACGCCGCTGTTCAATGCTTCGAATGAGCCAAGCAGCTGCATTTAGTTTTTGTTCCACAAATTTACGTGTGTCACTTCCCTCCTCCTGTGATAAGGCATCTCGGTAAGCCTTATTCACCCCTAAACGAGGGACAGTGATATCATTAACCAGGATTATAAACTCTCCTTCAATCTCCTCAATGACCACATCCGGAACGATATACCGTACTTCACCAGGGCCTGAAAACCGAAGTCCAGGCTTTGGATCCAGCTTTCGGATAAAATCAGCTAACTCTTGAACCCTACTTAAAGAAATTTTTAAGGAATGAGCAATTCGTTGCAGCCGTCCTGCCGCTAAATCTTCCAGATGTTTAATAAACTCTGGTAGTTCAGGTGGACAGTCGGGCAGAATTGGTAATTGGAGCAATAAACATTCCTCTAGATTCCGAGCCCCAACGCCCAAGGGATCCAGACTCTGAACAGCCGCCAGTGCTTTTTCCGCCTCACCCTGTGAAACATCCATTTCACGAGCTACATCCTCGATAGAGACTGTGAGATATCCCTTTTCATTCAAATTCCCAACAATATACTCGGCGACTTCTAAAGAACATGTGACTTTTTGGACATGCAGTTGTTCAAGCAAATGCTCTAACAGAGTAGGCGCAGCTGCCACAAAAGGATCAAACCGTTGTTTGTCCTCGGTGATCACTCTTTCTTGGCGCACCCTATTTTCATCCTGATCATGGACATAGTCCTGCCAGTCTACTTCCCATTTATCAGTGGCCGGGCTTTCCTCCACTACCGCAGGTGGCTCCGCTTCAACCTTACTGTCCATACTTTCCTCTAGATTCTCCAGTAAAGGATTCTCTAAAAGCTGTTCCTCAACATACGTGGAAAGGTCAAGTGCGGACAACTGCAAAATAGTAATTGCTTGCCGTAACTCTGGAGTCATAATGAGTTTTTGAG comes from Desulfosporosinus meridiei DSM 13257 and encodes:
- a CDS encoding glycerophosphodiester phosphodiesterase, with amino-acid sequence MKILGHRGAAGTTPENTLISFVKGLELGVDGFEFDVQLSRDREVVIIHDERVDRTSDGIGWVKDYSLKELKSLNFGVGFKTYAPIPTLEELLEMFQDKSLIINVEIKTGLIQYPGIVAQVAGLLEKYNVTNQSIISSFEHRTIVEVIKDFPNLKTGLLYECGLISPWLYAQDMGASHLHPHYAFISPELVRECHARGIGVNTWTVNEEWEIERAIVSGADIAITNYPERFSHLRSE
- the rpoN gene encoding RNA polymerase factor sigma-54 translates to MRLGYGLSLEQTQKLIMTPELRQAITILQLSALDLSTYVEEQLLENPLLENLEESMDSKVEAEPPAVVEESPATDKWEVDWQDYVHDQDENRVRQERVITEDKQRFDPFVAAAPTLLEHLLEQLHVQKVTCSLEVAEYIVGNLNEKGYLTVSIEDVAREMDVSQGEAEKALAAVQSLDPLGVGARNLEECLLLQLPILPDCPPELPEFIKHLEDLAAGRLQRIAHSLKISLSRVQELADFIRKLDPKPGLRFSGPGEVRYIVPDVVIEEIEGEFIILVNDITVPRLGVNKAYRDALSQEEGSDTRKFVEQKLNAAAWLIRSIEQRRLTLYKVADAIVKWQSDFLRNGIRHLRPLTLRDIAEEIGVHESTVSRATAHKYVQTPRGVFEFKFFFANSMGRGNNNDSGVTTDVIKLVLRDIIASENPKSPYSDQKLAEMLKARDMEISRRTVAKYRDELGIGATSVRKRY
- a CDS encoding Na/Pi cotransporter family protein, translating into MGTILVFLGGLGLFMYGVQTTSDALQKFAAHRLKQILQSLTKKPFMAVLLGMVITVAFQSSAATTVLVVEFVNAGMMSLGQALGMVLGSAVGTSVSIQLIAFQILDIALGAIFIGFVLYFSGKKQWKHLGHSLIGFGLIFVGMSNMSNASAPLRNIPEVFGFLARLGSYPFLAILVGLILTTIIQSSTAVFAIMMSLAGQGLLELQAIVPLVIGAHIGGTVTTLLTSLTAKKMDAKRTALANTGYKVLAAVLMYPFLTQFTQLIQWTTGNLQRQVANAHLLFAVLMVIIFFPLNGLIAKGLKRMVPDRGDKDSPLKFQVIDEVSIEVPAVALKQANGEMRALGDFIGTRMMQKIPAILLANSDNLVEEISKVEEGVDWYYRHTMRFLAVLSQRGLTDEQAEESMKIQFIAKEFEYIGDAVMAMALLAKKLPRETMKVPAENWKHLDELYQRVSCNFAKVMQALTLWDSQIAAEVIREHPETSRIQRDLQFNFLAQCPQLNSQEGNLKIEEMYRYATLDSINLLYQVDEHTVNIAKVVMGIV